Part of the Henckelia pumila isolate YLH828 chromosome 2, ASM3356847v2, whole genome shotgun sequence genome is shown below.
TACTCAAATTTTAACATCACtgaaaatttttaattcaatccTTAGATTTTAACTCAAAAAATGTTAAAATGCCTAATTTATGATAAATACATGATTTGTGCTCATAACTACTAATTTTATAATAGGTTAGAAGACTTCAATTTTCAGTGAATATAACTAttcaattatatatgtatgtgtgtggacTCTTATAAGAATACCATGAAACGGAACAGCGAAAACAGAGGGAATCCAAGTAAGAGCAAAAACCTGGGACTGCCTAGTGTATTATCAAATACAATTCTTTATCGGAAAATGTAAACAAATCGAGACCAATCAAACCAATTGCATGATTCATTTTCCCACTATAAATACCTCACCAAAAAGTGGCATTTCATTTCATATCAGCgatcaaaacaaaaaagaagaagaaaaaaatcaaTCTTTTCTAACCATTTTACAGTGATCAAGAAACAGATATGTCGAGCACTGAAGGGAAAGTGATCAAGTGCAAAGGTGTGTATTAATGGCTTCGAGATTCTTGGATCATTTTTCGTTTTCGGGTTGTTTTAGTAATGTAGGGctaatttcttctttctttctttctttctttctttctttttttttctttttttttctggaTTTTATTTCTGTTGCAGCTGCGGTGGCATGGGAGGCCGGAAAGCCGCTGGTGATTGAGGAAGTAGAGGTGGCGCCGCCGCAGAAGATGGAAGTGCGATTAAAGATTCTTTACACCTCTCTTTGCCACACTGATGTTTACTTCTGGGAAGCCAAGGTAACCAGAATGTTATTATTAAAGTATAGATACTCTTTTTTATATAAGatgcatcatcatcatcatcattatatGTTTTCCTTTCGTTTCTTGAATTTTATAGGCTCAAGACTCGATCTTTCCTCGAATCCTCGGCCACGAAGCCGCAGGGTATGTTCCATGATCTTTATTTGTTGCATAGATCTATGTAGTAATGGGGATGTTGGATTTTGGATGAAGGGGATCTGTGTGTTTTGTATGACAGAAACTTTTGGTTTTTGAACAATCACAAAAGAAATTTTAAGTATTGCTTTTGTTGGAATGGTGTGAAAGGATGGATTTTGAATGTTTTCGTGGGGTTGGATAGGATCGTTGAGAGCGTAGGGGAAGGGGTCACCGAACTCGCGCCAGGGGATCACGTGCTGCCAGTATTCACAGGAGAATGCAAAGAATGTGCTCACTGCAAATCAGAAGAAAGCAACATGTGTAGTCTGCTGAGGATCAACGTCGAAAGGGGGGCCATGATTCACGACGAAAAGACTCGATTCTCAATCAATGGGAAGCCCATTTACCATTTCCTTGGCACATCTACATTCAGTGAATACACTGTCATTCATGTCGGCTGTGTCGCGAAAATCAATCCCCTTGCTCCTCTTGACAAAGTATGCGTACTGAGCTGCGGGATTTCAACAGGTTTAAACTCAATCCCAAAAGGCATCGTTTTTTCGTTCTTTGGCTGAAAATCTTTGGTAGTGAATGACTTATTGATGACTTTTGTATAGGACTTGGAGCAACATTGAATGTTGCAAAACCGAAAAAGGGCTCATCAGTGGCGATTTTCGGGCTTGGTGCAGTCGGACTTGGAGTATGTTTCTTGATTTCCCTTTAAAAATTCTGGTTATTCCGCAAAGACATATTGCTAGtttatgcaattttttttttaaaaaaaggcaGTAAAAGTAGACAAAATCTGTCAtttgatcttattttcaatGAGATTTCAGGCAGCAGAAGGAGCTAGACTTGCTGGTGCTTCAAGAATTATTGGGGTGGACTTGAATGCCAGCAGATTCGAAGAAGgtaaaaatatgaaaatgttAATATTATACCAATCAACACAAGAAGTAGCTGCAGATTATTCTTGAATTAATATTTTAGAGTTTTGGCAAATTACATTGGCACTCTGTCTTAATACACGACACTCCCGAATCCCTTCAGTTCGAAGACTTAAAAACCGACATGTACTGTTGCTTGATAAAACCGAATATCAAATGTTGTTTTTATGTGCAGCAAAGAAATTTGGTGTGACTGAGTTTGTGAACCCCAAAGACCATGACAAGCCAGTCCAACAGGTAATACATTTGTCTCACAACGAGTTGTTCCAAACACACCGCCCCACATATCACGCGTATTATTGACATTTTTCTTGTGGTTGTATCATGTCCATAGGTTCTAGCCGAAATGACGGGTGGAGGAGTGGACAGAAGTGTTGAATGCACAGGAAACATCAATGCAATGATCTCTGCATTCGAATGTGTTCACGATGTATGTCCCCCCAATCGCATTAATCTTAAATCAGACTTACCATTTGTTGGATAGCAATAGTTTCCTGGATTGTGCTTTTTTGGCTGTTTATCAGACGTAATGATCGAAACGTGGTGTTTAGATTGCTGCACaatgaaaaaaatttgatttgtgTCACTACTAACATCTATATCTTTTTGAGACAATGCCTAGTGTTTGATCCTGATCCATTATCACAAAACATTTACATTGGTCACTTGATAAATAGGGATGGGGAGTTGCTGTTCTGGTTGGCGTCCCACATAAAGACTCTGAATTCAAGACTCATCCGATGAACGTGCTGAACGAGAGGACACTCAAGGGAACTTTCTTTGGCAACTACAAACCGCGATCTGATCTTCCATCCGTCGTTGAACTGTACATGAGAAAGGTATGTGTTTCAAGATCCCAGATGAAATACTAGACAGTTTCTTTTCTCATCATAGTCGTGTTTCTTTCGTGTTCAGGAGCTCGAGCTTGAGAAGTTTATAACCCATGAGGTGCCGTTTTCTGAGATTAACAAGGCTTTCGAGCTGATGCTGAAAGGCGAAGGGCTTCGTTGCCTCATCCGGATGGAGTGATCTTGATGTTTCAGCAGCAAAGGAGAAGAGAATAATGAAGTTTGTTGTTATGGTTGTGGAATGTCTCtgtgttttgttttgttctGTTTTTCCCCATGTCTTGTTGATAGTGGAATAAGAGTTGTTGGCTGAATTTGAACAGTTTTTGATCCAGCAGTCAGGGGATAGCTTATGGATGTAACAAATTTTGATTATTCAATCCAGAGTTTTAATGACTTTCAGTGACTTTTTAAAATGATAGACTTTTGTAGAGTTGATggatttttattgacttttatagaATCTCACGGATTTACAAACAGATTTCCGTGGATTCTTTGTAGACTTTTGCAGGATTTTTATACAGATTTGTAAACTTTTCATACAATTACGTGAATTTCTATCTTTAAtatatcttattatttttatttttttatttgaaataataattatttgacataaataataaatttatttgaaatatttttttaatttattgatgaaatggatttcatttattttaaatatatatatatatatatatatatattaatgtaacAAAATTATAAACTAAAAACTTTGTTATTGTGTAaagttaaattattttatcaattatatcataaaaatttgtttgtcaattttttattttttatcatgtctGTTATCcgctattcaaatatttgaattaaatcatattataattttttgaatcatatattattatcattaaatattaaaattattggtataaatcataaattaaaaagcacaaattattttgaaaatttcaaaattttaaataatttattttatttttattttaggaaAAGaacgaaaatatatatatagatatattaaTTCATTTTGAATATGAGAGAAAGTGAGATAGAGGAGTGAGATA
Proteins encoded:
- the LOC140879765 gene encoding alcohol dehydrogenase 2-like yields the protein MSSTEGKVIKCKAAVAWEAGKPLVIEEVEVAPPQKMEVRLKILYTSLCHTDVYFWEAKAQDSIFPRILGHEAAGIVESVGEGVTELAPGDHVLPVFTGECKECAHCKSEESNMCSLLRINVERGAMIHDEKTRFSINGKPIYHFLGTSTFSEYTVIHVGCVAKINPLAPLDKVCVLSCGISTGLGATLNVAKPKKGSSVAIFGLGAVGLGAAEGARLAGASRIIGVDLNASRFEEAKKFGVTEFVNPKDHDKPVQQVLAEMTGGGVDRSVECTGNINAMISAFECVHDGWGVAVLVGVPHKDSEFKTHPMNVLNERTLKGTFFGNYKPRSDLPSVVELYMRKELELEKFITHEVPFSEINKAFELMLKGEGLRCLIRME